Proteins encoded together in one Calditrichota bacterium window:
- the frr gene encoding ribosome recycling factor, whose protein sequence is MIKEILADCDLRMKRSVEVLRQELTRIRTGKASVGLVEPIKADAYGSEMPLSQMANISTPDARTILIQPWDKSTLGAIEKAIQKSDLGLNPNNDGQQIRLALPPLTEDRRKELVKVVKKYVEDAKTAIRNVRRDANEHIKKLEKNHELSEDKSHDAQGEVQKLTDKHIKEMDHLLELKEKEVMEI, encoded by the coding sequence ATGATTAAGGAAATACTTGCAGATTGTGATCTGCGTATGAAACGCTCGGTGGAGGTTCTCCGTCAAGAGTTGACGAGAATCCGCACGGGCAAGGCATCTGTGGGTTTGGTTGAGCCAATCAAAGCGGATGCTTACGGCTCTGAAATGCCTTTATCGCAAATGGCGAATATTTCGACTCCCGATGCGCGGACGATATTGATTCAGCCTTGGGACAAGAGTACGCTCGGTGCCATCGAAAAGGCAATTCAGAAATCCGACCTCGGGCTTAATCCGAACAATGACGGCCAGCAGATAAGGCTTGCTCTTCCGCCGTTGACGGAGGATCGCCGCAAAGAGTTGGTTAAGGTCGTCAAGAAGTACGTTGAAGATGCCAAGACGGCTATCCGAAATGTGCGACGTGATGCCAACGAGCATATTAAGAAGCTCGAAAAGAATCATGAGTTGTCCGAAGACAAATCGCACGACGCTCAAGGCGAAGTACAGAAGTTGACGGACAAGCACATCAAGGAGATGGATCATCTTCTTGAGCTGAAGGAAAAGGAAGTCATGGAGATCTGA
- the ffh gene encoding signal recognition particle protein encodes MFDDLTTKLDKVFRNLRGVGKITESNIRDGLTDVRRALLEADVNLQVARDFLARVEEKALGQEVLKSLQPAQLFVKIVHDELVTLLGEKEARLNTGKKPPTVVMVVGLQGSGKTTFCAKLARHFKTKGRRPLLIAADLQRPAAQDQLQVLGESIGVNVFRGESKNPVEVCEAGLRQARKISLDPVILDTAGRLHVDDDLMTELDRVRKATDPAEILFVADGMTGQDAVNSAKAFYDRLNFSGAVLTKMDGDTRGGAALSIRAITNAPIKFLSVGEKLDQLEPFHPDRVAGRILGRGDIVTLVERAQATFDEDKAAELEAKLRKAEFTLSDFLEQLRQLKKMGSMTELLGMIPGMSQRMKNVQVDERALKHTEALILSMTPFERDRPQVLNASRRKRIAAGAGLSVQHVNRMIQQYDQMVQMMKKLRKAGPGQVKRVFGR; translated from the coding sequence GTGTTTGACGATCTAACTACAAAATTAGATAAGGTATTTCGTAATCTCCGCGGAGTCGGCAAGATTACGGAATCGAACATCCGCGACGGCCTGACGGACGTGCGCCGCGCGCTGCTCGAAGCCGACGTTAATTTGCAGGTTGCGCGTGACTTCTTGGCTCGCGTCGAAGAGAAAGCACTTGGACAAGAGGTCCTAAAGTCGCTTCAGCCCGCGCAGCTCTTTGTCAAGATTGTGCACGACGAGCTGGTCACACTGCTTGGTGAAAAAGAAGCCCGTCTAAACACCGGCAAGAAACCTCCGACGGTCGTAATGGTGGTCGGACTGCAAGGTTCCGGTAAGACGACCTTTTGCGCTAAGCTTGCCCGCCATTTCAAAACCAAGGGCCGTCGTCCGCTTTTGATTGCCGCCGATCTTCAGCGTCCTGCCGCGCAGGATCAGTTGCAGGTTTTGGGTGAGTCCATAGGCGTGAACGTGTTTCGCGGCGAAAGCAAGAATCCCGTTGAAGTCTGCGAAGCTGGACTGCGGCAGGCACGTAAGATTAGCCTTGATCCGGTGATTCTCGATACCGCCGGCCGCTTGCATGTTGACGACGATCTGATGACGGAACTCGATCGCGTGCGAAAGGCCACGGATCCCGCGGAGATTTTGTTCGTTGCGGACGGCATGACCGGTCAGGATGCCGTGAATTCCGCTAAAGCATTCTACGACAGATTGAATTTTTCAGGCGCAGTGCTGACCAAAATGGACGGCGACACGCGCGGTGGTGCAGCACTTTCGATTCGCGCGATTACGAATGCGCCGATCAAATTTCTATCCGTCGGCGAAAAGCTCGACCAACTTGAGCCTTTTCATCCCGACCGTGTCGCTGGACGAATTCTCGGCCGCGGCGATATCGTTACGCTCGTCGAACGCGCGCAAGCTACTTTTGACGAAGACAAAGCCGCCGAACTCGAAGCAAAACTTCGAAAAGCGGAGTTTACACTTAGTGATTTCCTCGAGCAGCTCCGGCAACTCAAGAAGATGGGTTCGATGACAGAGCTTCTGGGAATGATCCCCGGTATGAGTCAGCGCATGAAAAATGTCCAAGTGGATGAACGTGCACTGAAACATACTGAGGCCCTGATTTTGTCTATGACGCCGTTTGAACGAGACCGGCCGCAAGTATTGAATGCCAGCCGCCGAAAGCGTATCGCGGCAGGTGCAGGTCTGAGCGTACAACATGTGAACCGCATGATTCAGCAGTACGACCAAATGGTTCAGATGATGAAAAAGCTGCGCAAAGCGGGGCCCGGTCAAGTGAAGCGCGTCTTCGGACGTTAA
- the rplM gene encoding 50S ribosomal protein L13 yields MTTFLARNETTERGWVVVDATDQILGRLSTRIASMLRGKTKATFTPHVDTGDFVVVINADKVKVTGKKWEDKIYFSHSRYPGSGSYTPMRKVAEKHPERIIYESVKGMLPRTRLGRKQLGKLKVYAGPTHPHEAQQPSSI; encoded by the coding sequence ATGACAACGTTCTTAGCCCGAAACGAAACGACCGAGCGTGGTTGGGTCGTGGTAGACGCCACCGACCAGATTCTCGGCCGTTTAAGCACGCGCATCGCGTCGATGTTGCGCGGCAAAACCAAAGCGACCTTCACGCCGCATGTCGACACCGGCGATTTTGTCGTCGTGATTAACGCGGACAAGGTAAAAGTTACCGGCAAGAAGTGGGAAGACAAAATCTACTTCAGCCATTCGCGTTATCCGGGATCGGGGTCTTACACTCCGATGCGCAAAGTCGCGGAGAAACATCCTGAACGGATTATTTATGAATCCGTCAAAGGAATGCTTCCGCGCACGCGTCTCGGTCGTAAGCAACTCGGCAAATTGAAAGTCTATGCCGGACCGACACATCCGCATGAAGCGCAGCAGCCCTCTTCGATCTAA
- a CDS encoding elongation factor Ts — MSDVTINASDVAMLRRETGAGMMDCKKALAEAGGDRDKAMEILRKKGQAAAEKRAERSAEEGVVSIVSSPDGKSAALVEVRCETDFVGRNEEFQQFANDLANLVLNWKDASGKSVEDLKAQNLNGSDVGTTLTTLIGKIGEKLEIGRFGKLEAADGYVGHYVHSDNKLGVLVAMSGADAAKSEVHTLGRDLAMQVAASTPEFVLRDEVPADKIAAETELEKDRARAEGKPEPAVAKIAEGRVNKWLAGIVLMEQPFIKEPKQTIKDVVAATEKVVGKPISVKSFLRVRVGA, encoded by the coding sequence GTGTCTGACGTCACGATAAATGCATCCGATGTAGCGATGCTGCGCCGCGAAACCGGCGCGGGAATGATGGATTGCAAGAAGGCTCTTGCGGAAGCCGGCGGCGACCGCGACAAGGCCATGGAGATTTTGCGCAAAAAGGGACAGGCCGCCGCCGAAAAGCGTGCCGAGCGTTCAGCAGAGGAAGGCGTTGTTTCGATTGTGTCTTCTCCCGACGGCAAGAGCGCCGCGCTGGTCGAAGTGCGTTGCGAAACGGACTTCGTCGGTCGGAACGAAGAATTTCAACAGTTTGCCAATGACCTTGCCAATCTTGTCTTGAACTGGAAAGATGCCAGCGGCAAGTCTGTGGAAGACCTGAAGGCTCAAAACCTCAATGGGTCGGACGTAGGCACAACTTTGACAACCTTGATTGGCAAGATCGGCGAGAAACTTGAGATCGGTCGGTTCGGTAAGCTCGAAGCTGCCGATGGCTATGTCGGCCACTATGTTCACTCCGACAACAAGCTGGGTGTGTTGGTCGCAATGAGCGGCGCCGACGCCGCGAAGAGCGAAGTCCACACGTTGGGCCGTGACTTGGCGATGCAGGTTGCCGCGTCGACGCCCGAGTTTGTATTGCGCGACGAAGTACCCGCCGACAAGATTGCTGCCGAAACCGAACTTGAAAAAGACCGTGCTCGCGCTGAAGGCAAACCGGAACCCGCCGTCGCCAAGATTGCGGAAGGCCGCGTCAACAAGTGGCTCGCAGGCATCGTGCTGATGGAACAGCCCTTCATTAAGGAGCCGAAGCAAACGATTAAGGATGTCGTTGCGGCGACGGAGAAAGTCGTTGGCAAACCGATTTCCGTCAAGTCTTTCCTGCGTGTCCGCGTAGGCGCCTGA
- the trmD gene encoding tRNA (guanosine(37)-N1)-methyltransferase TrmD, translating into MIIDILTGFPELLSGPLNESIVSRALQEGKVEIWVHDIRHYTTDRHGKIDDIPYGGGAGMIMMAQPIFACLDAVKRYRSDFNKTPRLLFMSPQGRKLTQTIVDEFLLDEWLIILCGHYKDIDARVFERDSWEEVSIGDFVVSGGELPAALLVDAVVRRLPGVLGDEDSANNDSFVQGDLDSPYYTKPEEFEGLKVPEVLISGHHAKIEEWRRAQRENSTRAKRPDLLNNENKEKNI; encoded by the coding sequence GTGATCATTGATATTCTGACAGGATTCCCAGAGCTTTTGAGCGGTCCGTTGAACGAATCCATCGTTTCCCGCGCACTGCAAGAAGGCAAAGTGGAAATTTGGGTCCATGACATCCGGCACTATACCACCGACCGTCACGGAAAAATCGATGATATTCCCTATGGCGGCGGCGCTGGAATGATCATGATGGCTCAGCCCATCTTCGCCTGTTTGGACGCAGTCAAGCGGTATCGATCAGACTTCAACAAGACGCCGCGCTTGCTCTTTATGTCGCCGCAAGGAAGAAAACTCACTCAGACCATCGTGGATGAATTCCTGCTGGATGAGTGGCTGATTATTCTGTGCGGACACTACAAGGATATTGATGCGCGAGTCTTTGAGCGTGATTCTTGGGAGGAAGTTTCGATCGGAGATTTTGTCGTCAGCGGCGGCGAGCTTCCGGCTGCTCTGTTGGTTGACGCAGTAGTCAGAAGGCTTCCCGGTGTATTGGGCGACGAAGACTCGGCCAACAATGACAGTTTCGTTCAGGGCGATTTGGATTCGCCTTACTACACGAAACCAGAAGAATTCGAGGGCCTAAAAGTTCCTGAAGTACTTATTTCAGGTCATCACGCCAAAATCGAAGAATGGCGGCGAGCGCAGCGCGAAAACAGTACGCGCGCAAAGCGCCCCGACCTTCTGAACAACGAGAACAAAGAAAAAAATATTTAG
- the rpsP gene encoding 30S ribosomal protein S16, which produces MAVRIRLTRAGRKKIPCYRIVVMDGRKRRDGAYLDQLGVYYPSQQPAVLELSAQKAIDWLRKGAQPSDTVRSLLSREGVMIQYDLLKRGASAEQAAAEADRVKNAAAMRAQQKIETAVDRKKAKELEKQKAIDAAKAAEAEAAAKAAAEKAAAESAAATEAPADAPADAGEAPSE; this is translated from the coding sequence TTGGCAGTTCGCATTAGATTAACGCGCGCAGGCCGCAAGAAAATCCCGTGCTATCGCATCGTAGTGATGGACGGACGCAAGCGCCGCGATGGTGCTTATCTGGATCAGCTTGGAGTGTACTATCCTTCACAGCAACCTGCGGTTTTGGAGCTTTCCGCTCAAAAGGCAATTGATTGGCTACGCAAGGGAGCGCAACCTTCTGACACAGTTCGCAGCTTGCTCTCTCGCGAGGGAGTGATGATTCAGTACGATCTTCTGAAGCGCGGCGCATCCGCGGAACAAGCGGCCGCCGAAGCGGACCGTGTTAAAAACGCTGCCGCAATGCGCGCTCAGCAAAAGATCGAAACCGCTGTGGACCGGAAGAAAGCCAAGGAACTTGAAAAGCAGAAGGCCATTGATGCTGCCAAGGCTGCCGAAGCCGAAGCGGCGGCAAAGGCCGCTGCTGAAAAAGCCGCCGCGGAATCCGCCGCTGCTACCGAAGCCCCCGCAGACGCACCTGCCGACGCGGGCGAGGCCCCGAGCGAGTAG
- a CDS encoding DUF4921 family protein: MAEFRTDPLRGHTVLINGQRGNRPSEFTLHIETPDEKNCPFCRGHEESTPPSIEQDQLPDWNWRIFANRFPAVLAKPKPLVDNEFTQAAIGKHEVVVESADHFAQAANYTTDEWVGLFSLWQRRLREHYNSSTTKYVHIFRNQGYRGGATLVHPHQQIVALPLVPEMIARRLEIAASEVCEHCKWIERESREGARVLREDDKLISLMAFAPRFPYEWQILNKDHSRFEDASELELENLALHLTKGLKALGAACGNPDFNLILFGPPPGRPRGYWAVDILPRISTQAGFEWGTGVHIVSTPPEEAAKKLQQFL; this comes from the coding sequence GTGGCGGAGTTTCGCACCGACCCGCTGAGGGGTCATACCGTATTGATTAACGGACAACGTGGTAACCGCCCGTCCGAGTTCACGTTGCACATTGAAACTCCTGACGAAAAAAACTGTCCGTTCTGCAGAGGACACGAAGAGAGCACTCCCCCCTCTATTGAACAAGATCAACTTCCCGACTGGAATTGGCGGATCTTTGCCAACCGTTTCCCCGCAGTACTTGCCAAGCCCAAACCGCTCGTCGACAACGAGTTCACACAGGCTGCAATCGGCAAACACGAAGTCGTTGTCGAGTCCGCGGACCATTTTGCGCAAGCCGCCAACTATACTACTGATGAGTGGGTTGGATTGTTTAGTCTCTGGCAGCGCAGATTACGTGAGCACTACAACAGTTCCACAACCAAGTACGTTCATATTTTCAGGAATCAAGGCTATCGCGGCGGCGCCACGCTCGTGCATCCGCATCAACAGATTGTCGCTCTGCCGCTTGTTCCGGAGATGATTGCGCGACGATTGGAGATTGCCGCGAGCGAAGTGTGCGAACACTGCAAATGGATCGAGCGCGAAAGCAGGGAAGGAGCGCGAGTTTTGCGTGAGGACGACAAGCTCATCAGCCTGATGGCTTTTGCGCCGCGATTTCCATATGAATGGCAGATTCTGAACAAGGACCATTCCCGGTTTGAAGATGCGAGCGAATTGGAACTCGAGAATCTTGCCCTGCATTTGACCAAGGGACTCAAAGCCCTCGGCGCAGCTTGCGGAAATCCTGATTTCAACCTGATCCTGTTTGGCCCGCCGCCGGGCCGGCCGAGGGGCTATTGGGCTGTCGACATCCTGCCCAGAATCAGCACACAGGCCGGGTTTGAGTGGGGAACAGGTGTTCACATTGTGTCAACGCCTCCCGAGGAGGCTGCAAAAAAATTGCAACAATTTCTATAG
- a CDS encoding KH domain-containing protein: protein MEDFISFIVKHLVEKPEQVRIETIKEENGRVLYKLFVGQGDLGQVIGKEGRTARSLRTLVFAAAARRGIRAGFEIVDPAMPPKGAEPPHLESYDSSGEHA from the coding sequence ATGGAAGATTTCATCAGCTTTATCGTCAAGCACCTTGTCGAGAAGCCTGAACAAGTCAGGATTGAAACGATCAAGGAAGAGAATGGGCGAGTACTCTACAAACTTTTTGTAGGGCAGGGTGATTTGGGTCAAGTCATTGGCAAAGAAGGCCGGACCGCCCGATCACTAAGAACACTGGTCTTCGCAGCGGCTGCAAGACGCGGAATCCGTGCAGGATTTGAGATCGTGGATCCGGCGATGCCGCCCAAGGGCGCAGAACCTCCACACTTGGAGTCCTACGACAGCAGCGGAGAGCATGCCTAA
- a CDS encoding UMP kinase, which translates to MRYKRILLKLSGEALSGEGAYGIDLATMNAMAEEVAEACRLGVEVGIVIGGGNIFRGLKGAASGMDRVSADQMGMLATVINSLAVQDALEKLGLDTRVQSAIPLQTVAEPFIRRRAMRHLEKGRVVIFAAGTGSPFFTTDTAAALRAKEIRADVLLKGTKVDGIYTADPVLDATATKYDHITYLEFVERQLRAIDSTAVTFCMENGIPIQVFNFKVRGNLLRLLQGEPIGTLIANPVAA; encoded by the coding sequence ATGCGATATAAGCGCATTCTGCTGAAACTTTCCGGCGAAGCTCTTTCTGGTGAAGGCGCCTACGGAATTGATCTTGCAACAATGAATGCGATGGCCGAGGAAGTTGCGGAAGCGTGCAGGCTTGGTGTCGAAGTAGGCATCGTCATCGGCGGCGGAAATATCTTTCGCGGGCTGAAAGGTGCCGCGTCGGGTATGGATCGAGTCTCGGCGGACCAAATGGGAATGCTGGCGACGGTCATTAATAGCCTTGCCGTGCAGGATGCGCTTGAAAAACTCGGTCTCGACACACGAGTACAATCGGCAATTCCGCTGCAAACAGTTGCCGAGCCCTTTATTCGCCGTCGCGCAATGCGTCACCTCGAAAAGGGCAGGGTTGTTATTTTTGCAGCAGGCACGGGCAGTCCGTTCTTTACGACAGACACCGCTGCAGCTCTGCGTGCCAAGGAGATTCGTGCTGATGTGCTCTTGAAGGGCACTAAGGTCGACGGAATCTACACGGCCGACCCGGTGCTTGACGCAACGGCAACGAAATACGACCACATTACCTATCTTGAGTTTGTTGAACGTCAGTTGCGGGCCATTGACTCGACGGCTGTAACGTTTTGCATGGAAAACGGGATTCCCATTCAAGTATTCAACTTTAAGGTTCGCGGAAACCTTCTGCGGTTACTCCAAGGAGAGCCGATTGGAACGCTCATCGCGAATCCTGTCGCAGCATGA
- the rpsB gene encoding 30S ribosomal protein S2 translates to MSRVTLQQLLLAGAHFGHLTRRWHPKMAPYILMDKNGIHLVDLRQTQSLLERACAAVSEITANGQQVLLVGTKGQAREAISSEGKRAQTPYVVERWLGGMLTNFATIRQGVKTLESLERQMTDGTFEKINKKERLTKQRQHEKLMHTLGGIREMRHLPGAVFVVDILREKIAVAEARRLGIPVIAICDTNVDPTDIDFPIPANDDAFKSIALITRAIAESVIEGMARYRANADMRQAQADLEARDMEATGEAKIRERERGRGGDHGGDQRRRRVRRPQREDGKPEGQEVKSENS, encoded by the coding sequence ATGTCTCGTGTAACTCTGCAGCAGCTTCTGCTTGCAGGTGCTCATTTTGGGCACCTTACCCGCCGCTGGCATCCCAAGATGGCCCCGTATATCCTGATGGATAAGAACGGGATTCACTTGGTGGACCTACGCCAAACACAGTCCTTACTTGAGCGGGCCTGCGCCGCCGTTTCAGAAATAACCGCGAACGGACAGCAAGTTCTCTTGGTTGGCACGAAAGGCCAAGCCAGAGAAGCGATTTCGTCCGAAGGCAAGCGCGCTCAAACGCCGTATGTCGTAGAGCGCTGGCTTGGTGGTATGCTTACGAATTTCGCGACGATCCGCCAGGGCGTGAAGACGCTCGAATCACTCGAGCGTCAGATGACCGACGGAACGTTTGAGAAGATCAACAAGAAAGAGCGCTTGACCAAGCAGCGTCAGCATGAAAAGTTGATGCACACGCTGGGTGGTATCCGCGAAATGCGTCATTTGCCCGGCGCGGTCTTTGTCGTTGACATCTTGCGCGAAAAGATTGCGGTGGCCGAGGCTCGCCGCTTGGGAATTCCCGTGATCGCTATTTGCGATACGAATGTGGATCCCACGGATATTGATTTTCCGATTCCCGCCAACGACGACGCCTTTAAGAGCATCGCGCTGATTACGCGTGCGATTGCCGAATCCGTCATCGAAGGCATGGCCCGCTACCGCGCGAATGCGGACATGCGTCAGGCGCAGGCCGATTTGGAAGCCCGCGACATGGAGGCAACCGGCGAAGCTAAGATTCGCGAGCGCGAACGGGGCCGCGGCGGCGACCATGGCGGAGACCAACGCCGCAGGCGCGTACGCCGCCCGCAGCGTGAGGATGGCAAGCCGGAAGGCCAAGAAGTCAAGAGCGAAAATTCATAA
- a CDS encoding bifunctional hydroxymethylpyrimidine kinase/phosphomethylpyrimidine kinase, which translates to MPALKFFDILAQAKGKRVAVVGDYMLDRHLVGSVRRISPEAPVPVVEIEDERSSLGGAGNVVANLASLGIQPVAFGVSGKDKASELMREHLSGFGCDCGGLLELADRKTTEKIRVIAHDQHIVRVDRETTALLETQNTKSLLGSFESFLSSLDGVILQDYNKGVLTSAVIEGALKMAGRRGLPVYVDPKFDNFLLYQNVHLFKPNLRETERALGLKIEDDESLSVALERLQKELSPDVLMVTRGERGMTICTREKTTSIPTNARDVADVSGAGDTVISTFVACELGGADVVQAATLANIAAGIVCEQVGVVPIDSNRLASAYDRFE; encoded by the coding sequence ATGCCTGCTCTAAAATTCTTTGACATACTTGCGCAAGCTAAGGGCAAGCGCGTCGCCGTTGTTGGCGACTACATGCTCGACCGTCACCTTGTCGGTTCGGTCCGGCGCATAAGTCCCGAAGCTCCGGTCCCTGTAGTTGAAATTGAGGATGAGCGCAGTAGTTTGGGCGGCGCGGGAAATGTCGTCGCCAATCTTGCTTCATTGGGAATTCAACCCGTGGCATTCGGTGTTTCCGGCAAGGACAAAGCCAGCGAGTTGATGCGCGAGCACCTTTCCGGGTTCGGATGCGATTGCGGTGGATTGTTGGAGCTTGCGGATCGCAAAACAACTGAAAAGATCCGTGTCATCGCACACGACCAGCACATTGTCAGAGTAGACCGCGAGACGACCGCGCTGCTTGAAACGCAAAATACAAAGAGTTTGCTGGGCTCGTTTGAGAGTTTTCTGTCGAGCCTTGACGGCGTAATTCTTCAGGATTACAACAAAGGTGTTCTTACGTCGGCTGTGATCGAAGGCGCTCTGAAGATGGCGGGCAGACGCGGCCTGCCGGTGTACGTTGACCCGAAGTTTGACAACTTTTTGCTCTATCAAAATGTCCACCTCTTCAAGCCCAATCTGCGCGAAACAGAACGCGCGTTAGGTTTGAAGATTGAAGACGACGAGTCGCTGTCTGTGGCTCTGGAACGGCTGCAAAAAGAGCTTTCGCCGGATGTCCTCATGGTCACGCGCGGCGAAAGAGGTATGACGATTTGCACTCGTGAAAAGACGACTTCAATACCGACGAATGCGCGCGACGTCGCGGATGTGTCAGGCGCTGGCGACACCGTGATTTCGACGTTCGTTGCGTGCGAACTGGGAGGGGCGGATGTCGTTCAGGCCGCGACATTGGCGAATATTGCGGCGGGAATAGTGTGTGAACAGGTCGGCGTTGTGCCGATAGATTCAAACCGGCTGGCGTCGGCATACGATCGATTCGAATGA
- the rimM gene encoding 16S rRNA processing protein RimM translates to MPNIPGPEERVVIGVVVGSHGLQGTLKIDLRTDFPERFEGLKVCTLCKRDGSVQEVRIKRCKFAPRGILLTLEGIRTREHADILRGATIELPLSERWQLPEDSYYISDLIGCRARTESGDEFGEVEDVIRGSQDVLVLKTAKGEVLVPFVDEWVGKTDVTDKYIVIRRTAELVEPETIPPALGESDH, encoded by the coding sequence ATGCCTAATATCCCCGGGCCGGAAGAGCGGGTTGTCATTGGAGTCGTCGTCGGCTCTCATGGATTGCAGGGCACTCTCAAGATCGACCTGCGTACCGACTTTCCGGAACGATTTGAAGGGCTAAAGGTATGCACGCTCTGCAAGCGTGACGGCTCCGTCCAAGAAGTCAGAATCAAACGCTGCAAGTTTGCTCCGCGCGGAATATTACTGACGCTTGAAGGAATTCGAACTCGGGAACATGCCGACATTTTGCGCGGCGCGACCATTGAACTCCCATTAAGCGAGCGCTGGCAGCTTCCCGAAGATTCCTACTATATCAGTGACCTGATTGGATGCCGCGCACGTACTGAATCCGGTGACGAATTCGGTGAGGTTGAAGACGTCATTCGCGGATCTCAGGACGTTTTGGTGCTTAAGACTGCCAAAGGCGAAGTTCTTGTCCCCTTCGTTGACGAATGGGTAGGGAAGACGGACGTCACGGACAAATATATCGTGATAAGAAGGACTGCCGAGTTGGTCGAACCCGAGACCATACCGCCGGCACTGGGCGAAAGTGATCATTGA
- the rpsI gene encoding 30S ribosomal protein S9 yields the protein MKDSRIYATGRRKTAIARVWLAPGSGKVSVNGKDVLGYFKRDVLRMLIERPLTVTETLDKVDIKATVKGGGKSGQAGAFRLGISRALTVLDEAHRPVLRANDLLTRDPREKERKKYGKPGARKSFQFSKR from the coding sequence ATGAAAGATTCTCGTATTTACGCGACCGGTCGCCGCAAGACGGCCATAGCCAGAGTTTGGCTCGCTCCCGGCAGCGGCAAAGTTTCCGTGAACGGCAAAGATGTGCTTGGCTATTTCAAGCGCGACGTTCTCCGCATGTTGATTGAACGTCCTTTGACCGTAACCGAAACTCTCGACAAAGTTGATATCAAAGCGACGGTCAAGGGTGGCGGCAAATCGGGCCAAGCTGGCGCGTTCCGGCTGGGTATTTCGCGCGCGTTAACGGTGTTGGACGAAGCTCATCGTCCTGTCCTGCGCGCAAACGACTTGCTGACACGTGATCCGCGTGAAAAGGAAAGAAAGAAATACGGAAAGCCGGGCGCCCGCAAGAGCTTCCAGTTCTCCAAGCGATAA
- the rfaE2 gene encoding D-glycero-beta-D-manno-heptose 1-phosphate adenylyltransferase: protein MKGLISRREAASRCYLERLRDGEVVFTNGVFDLIHRGHVEYLEEAKSLGDFLIVGLNSDDSTKRLKGPDRPLNSAEDRAAVLLGLKSVDAVVIFEEDTPEELIREIKPTILVKGGDYKISEIAGAEFMQSIGGKVQTIPFRDGYSTTSMIKRAAK, encoded by the coding sequence GTGAAGGGACTCATCAGTCGCCGCGAAGCGGCGTCTCGTTGCTATTTGGAAAGACTGCGCGATGGCGAAGTCGTTTTCACCAACGGCGTGTTCGATCTGATTCATCGCGGACACGTGGAGTATCTTGAAGAAGCGAAAAGTCTTGGCGACTTCTTGATAGTCGGATTGAACTCAGACGACTCGACCAAAAGGCTGAAAGGCCCCGACCGTCCGCTGAATTCCGCCGAAGACCGCGCGGCCGTGCTGCTTGGTTTGAAATCAGTTGACGCCGTAGTTATCTTCGAAGAAGATACTCCCGAAGAACTCATCCGCGAAATTAAGCCGACCATTCTCGTGAAGGGCGGCGACTACAAGATTTCGGAAATCGCGGGCGCCGAGTTCATGCAGTCTATTGGGGGCAAGGTGCAGACGATTCCGTTTCGAGATGGCTATTCCACGACGTCGATGATCAAGCGAGCCGCGAAGTAA